A single genomic interval of Leptospira dzoumogneensis harbors:
- a CDS encoding TolC family protein, with protein sequence MGGNKIYYKCFPLDVMQHKQNQATFRSVLYLGIFLSALSISGDTRDDLEKEGVWTTTSLIRYSLENSVQAKMSRLDLENSEYDWEKENGKYNFIGTLTANTQKTNNLPLPQYTLQGREITSNTLSAGLSKVFNTGTTASLTVSDNRYETDAGKRPEQRGTIAQQFAQPSLHFANLGFTLKQELLKNVFGYQQRRSLEISRRSSAARRLDAMNTLSRSVVQSLLSFWNLSLADENLKTAELLVKSVKNVKDITSSKVRMGVAEDYESGQWSSLLISAENQLRQAKLEKDRVRRDLLVSLGKDPETKVNFSLVLDDSLPTLGAEDSETEEAFQHRYDFKSIALQKQNAGTALEISKNGLLPSLYVSGTYNSREYDRNFPQSFDGIGTGRFTQNSAEIKMDYPLGNDTARAEYKNSLTQSRKMDLLLEQTKEQVKTDVRQGLQKISTTYEILEESKKNLSQAEKFYSGILPRYRYGRATSVNVKNALDLVAQARYGLMQAKVNYNSALVQYELSKGTLFRKYGMDAEEVLNQNTGDQK encoded by the coding sequence ATGGGTGGAAACAAAATATACTATAAATGTTTCCCGTTGGATGTTATGCAACACAAACAGAATCAGGCAACCTTTCGCAGCGTACTTTACTTAGGTATTTTTCTAAGTGCTCTTTCTATATCCGGAGATACACGGGACGATCTGGAGAAAGAAGGAGTTTGGACCACTACTTCTCTTATCCGTTATTCTTTAGAGAATTCAGTTCAGGCAAAGATGAGCCGACTGGACCTGGAGAATTCCGAATATGATTGGGAGAAGGAGAACGGTAAATACAATTTTATCGGGACTTTAACCGCTAATACTCAAAAGACGAATAACTTACCTTTACCTCAATACACTTTGCAAGGTAGAGAGATCACAAGTAATACTCTATCCGCGGGTCTATCAAAAGTTTTTAATACAGGAACCACAGCTAGTTTAACGGTCTCCGACAACCGTTATGAAACGGATGCGGGGAAAAGACCGGAACAAAGAGGAACGATCGCTCAACAGTTCGCTCAACCAAGTCTTCACTTTGCAAATCTAGGTTTTACACTCAAACAAGAGTTATTAAAAAACGTTTTCGGATACCAGCAAAGAAGATCCTTGGAGATCAGCAGGAGAAGTTCCGCTGCTAGAAGATTGGACGCGATGAATACTCTCTCCAGGTCGGTAGTCCAATCCCTATTATCTTTTTGGAATTTATCCTTAGCGGACGAAAATCTTAAAACCGCAGAGCTTCTAGTCAAAAGTGTGAAGAATGTAAAGGATATTACTTCTTCCAAGGTTAGAATGGGAGTAGCGGAAGATTATGAGTCCGGCCAATGGAGTTCGCTTTTAATCTCGGCTGAGAACCAACTCAGACAGGCAAAACTGGAAAAAGACAGAGTTCGCAGGGACTTACTTGTTTCACTTGGAAAAGATCCTGAAACTAAAGTGAATTTCTCCTTAGTTTTGGATGATTCTCTTCCTACTCTAGGTGCGGAAGACTCGGAAACAGAAGAGGCATTCCAGCATAGATACGATTTCAAAAGTATCGCATTACAAAAACAGAATGCCGGAACAGCACTTGAAATTTCCAAAAACGGATTATTACCTTCTCTTTATGTGAGCGGAACTTATAATTCCCGCGAATACGATCGTAATTTTCCTCAAAGTTTCGATGGAATAGGGACTGGCAGATTTACCCAGAATTCCGCAGAGATCAAGATGGATTATCCTCTTGGGAACGATACTGCAAGAGCGGAATATAAGAATTCTTTAACACAAAGCAGGAAAATGGATCTTCTTTTGGAACAAACAAAAGAGCAGGTCAAAACCGACGTAAGACAAGGGCTGCAAAAGATCAGCACTACTTATGAGATCTTAGAAGAATCCAAAAAGAATCTTTCTCAAGCGGAGAAGTTTTACTCGGGCATTCTGCCCAGATACAGATACGGAAGAGCCACATCCGTAAACGTTAAGAACGCATTGGACTTGGTAGCGCAAGCTAGATACGGACTGATGCAGGCAAAAGTGAATTATAACTCGGCGCTAGTACAATACGAGCTCTCTAAGGGGACACTATTTCGCAAATACGGAATGGATGCCGAAGAAGTTCTGAACCAAAATACCGGAGATCAAAAATGA